tttttttttcccgacGTGATGAAGTGATTGTTTCCGTTTCGTgggatatcttttttttaatagcttgAGTAGGTTCAGATCTTACATGCTGTTGTTTGTTGTCTGAAGGCCTACAAAGGGACTGAAGAACCGAAAACATTgctgtaatttaatatatactTAGTTGTTAATCTGAGGTATTATGTTCAGTATCTCACTATATGATTATAAGGTTCATGTGTGTTTTATCCTCCTGTGTATTCAGTGTCTGCTGATCTCTGTCTCACTTGTTGCAGCTTGCCATGGAGTTCCCAGGTCATAGCCAGCAGCTCTTGGCCAGTCTACGCTCTCAGCGTCTACAGGGATTCCTGTGTGACTGCACAGTCAGAGTTGGATCCACTCGTTTTCTGGCTCACCGTGCAGTACTGGCCTCCTGCTCACCGTTCTTCCACATGTTTTACTCTGAACACCCAGTAGGCAGCAAGTCTACAGTAAACGGAGGtccagagacagacagtgtcacCATTAATGGAGATATAGTGACCCCACCGGCATTCGGATTGCTCCTCGATTTCATGTACGACGGAGTGCTACAGTTGGCAGCACATCCACCTCCGGAAGACGTTCTTGCTGCGGCCAGTTTTTTGCACATGAACGATGTGGTCCGTGTCTGTAAGAAAAGACTGCAGGGTCGCGGACTGGCTGAGGCTGACAGCACCAGGGCAGAAGAGGGAGCAAGTGAAACTGGGGGACATGGAACAATGTATAGTGGGACATCTAGGGAAGGAAGGTCAAATGGCGAAAGGGAAACAGTGGAAAGTGGACAAGGAGCCATCAGGGTTTCAGCATCACATCCAGCCTTGTCTCCCTCAATAACACAGTGTCCCCAGTCAAGCCAGCATTCAGCATCTCACACTGACACTAAAGTAGAGACAAACGTGGGAGTACCTAACTGcatcacacacagcattaaTCTAGGAAGTCCCGACATGGCAGACACTACTCAACCAGGCATGGACTCTCTTTCAGCAGTAAATGATTCCGGTCCAGGCTTGTACTGTTCTTCTCCTGGATCTGCTCGGGCTGGGATGTCAGCAGCTGCTAATATGGAGTCTACACTTTCAAGTCCTTGCAGCACCACAGAACCAGTTCATACAGTAACAGAGACCCTGCCCAGTGCATCCACTGTTATGGTTCTGGTTCCTGTGGAGCACAGACGAAATAGAGATTCTATTCAAGAATCAAGCAATGTGTTTAGGGTTGCCACAAATCATCCTGGTCAAAGCAAAAAACCCACGTCATTTCAACGTAATGGACAAAGTGGAAGTGATGACGTGAGACACACTGCCAGAGGTTTAAATGACCAGCCAACGCTGCAGTCACGCTCCTGCTCTCCCACAGCCTTATATTCAGCTGATAGAGAAGATGGTAGTGAAGAGACAGCAAACGTGAAGGTGGAGGCCATTGTAATCTCTGATGAAGAGCTAGAAGACATTGAAGATATGCCGGTTCAGGTCAGAGAGCGAAGAATAGAGAGTGATTTGGAAGACAAAGAGAATTACGAGAGAGACGTTGAGATCACCAATACTCACTTCATACCTAGCCACACATTGATGCAGGTCCCACATAATCATCAAGAGCcgctctcttttcctttttcaccACAGGGTCCTAGTGCTTCCTCTTCTGACACACCCAGCTTCCCATCTACACTCTTCACAGCAGCTTCTCAGCAATCAGAGCAACAGACTATCTACTTTGAGGAATATCACGATTCTCTTGGGAATTATGTAGAGGATGTGCCTACATGTGCCACTTGTGGAAAGACATTTTCTTGTGCGTATACACTGAGAAGGCATGCAATAGTGCACACACGTGAGCGTCCGTATGAATGCCGATACTGTTACCGGAGTTACACACAGTCAGGAGATTTGTACAGGCACATAAGGAAGGCACATGATCAAGATTTGCCAATGAAGCGCAGCAGGACAGAATCTGACCCTCCTCTGTCACCACCTCTTCCTCAGCCACCTCAAACATAACGTGGTCAGTCATACTGCACAGAGTACTAAAGCTATTGCAAAGGATAAAATTGTGCACctgtatttttgtgttgtttttacagGTTGTGTTATCCAGTTTTGCAAAGGACTGACATAGTTAGCCTTTAGTGTCTAAGTGAGTATTTAACGCTAAACTTAACCTGCCACTGGATATCATTATGTCCAAAAACAGACCGTCCCATTCAGGACGGATCATAATCCAAATCACTGTTTAGGTGCTCAGTGTAGATACAAACAGaataagatttttaaatatttttaacagaaagtATTGGAATAGCAAGGCCAATTATTTGCTGTACACTGGAGACATTTTGGTTTGAATGAGctgatatttattttccttctatTTACATCTTGATGTGATAAACAATGTAGGACATGGCACCTTGTGTTTGTACCATGGCCATGGACATTTTTTGAAGGGTACAAAAATATTAGAACTGTTTAAAATATCTGACTGTTGCCCAGTTGTCTCCtgttagatttatatttatttatttataacacctAATAGACCTAAATCACCTGTGAtgactgcatttgttgttaaaaattaTAATCCAGCATGCagaccagag
The Tachysurus vachellii isolate PV-2020 chromosome 13, HZAU_Pvac_v1, whole genome shotgun sequence genome window above contains:
- the zbtb3 gene encoding zinc finger and BTB domain-containing protein 3, with amino-acid sequence MEFPGHSQQLLASLRSQRLQGFLCDCTVRVGSTRFLAHRAVLASCSPFFHMFYSEHPVGSKSTVNGGPETDSVTINGDIVTPPAFGLLLDFMYDGVLQLAAHPPPEDVLAAASFLHMNDVVRVCKKRLQGRGLAEADSTRAEEGASETGGHGTMYSGTSREGRSNGERETVESGQGAIRVSASHPALSPSITQCPQSSQHSASHTDTKVETNVGVPNCITHSINLGSPDMADTTQPGMDSLSAVNDSGPGLYCSSPGSARAGMSAAANMESTLSSPCSTTEPVHTVTETLPSASTVMVLVPVEHRRNRDSIQESSNVFRVATNHPGQSKKPTSFQRNGQSGSDDVRHTARGLNDQPTLQSRSCSPTALYSADREDGSEETANVKVEAIVISDEELEDIEDMPVQVRERRIESDLEDKENYERDVEITNTHFIPSHTLMQVPHNHQEPLSFPFSPQGPSASSSDTPSFPSTLFTAASQQSEQQTIYFEEYHDSLGNYVEDVPTCATCGKTFSCAYTLRRHAIVHTRERPYECRYCYRSYTQSGDLYRHIRKAHDQDLPMKRSRTESDPPLSPPLPQPPQT